One genomic segment of Bifidobacterium breve DSM 20213 = JCM 1192 includes these proteins:
- a CDS encoding MazG family protein, which translates to MSKISGETGYHNSDYRLPGGFEHCSKLKPVVEAATALDRVKAVVDVLYSPGGCPWDGKQTNESLLKNLLEETYEYIDAVETHDRDNMREELGDVLLQSVFQARVCESDAEDPFDIDEVADRLVNKLITRHPHVFAADDVADSSDADGNGGEAASQSESPEAVLALWEKMKQQEKHRKSVLEGISRAQGALPRAAKVVSRISKSPNADELFAAFVDSSSASTQQDVEQTQAANQSESNGGNSVERGKADAYADEIFAIVREARTDGIDIEAALRNRLRDIEEKVALIESEINNG; encoded by the coding sequence ATGAGTAAGATCAGTGGCGAGACTGGATACCATAACTCAGACTATCGTCTACCGGGAGGCTTCGAACACTGCTCGAAGTTGAAGCCGGTGGTTGAGGCAGCGACGGCGTTGGACCGGGTCAAGGCTGTGGTGGATGTGCTGTATTCGCCGGGCGGTTGCCCGTGGGATGGCAAGCAGACGAATGAGTCGCTGCTCAAGAATCTGCTCGAAGAAACTTACGAATACATTGACGCGGTGGAAACTCACGACCGCGACAATATGCGCGAGGAACTGGGTGATGTGTTGTTGCAATCCGTGTTTCAGGCACGTGTCTGTGAATCGGATGCTGAGGATCCGTTCGATATTGATGAGGTTGCCGACCGTCTGGTGAACAAGCTCATTACCCGTCATCCGCACGTGTTTGCTGCTGATGATGTTGCTGATTCCTCTGATGCTGATGGCAATGGTGGGGAAGCAGCCTCCCAATCCGAATCCCCGGAAGCCGTGCTGGCACTGTGGGAAAAGATGAAGCAGCAGGAGAAGCATCGTAAATCTGTATTAGAAGGTATTTCTCGGGCTCAAGGTGCATTGCCGCGTGCCGCCAAGGTAGTCTCGCGCATCTCCAAATCACCGAATGCTGATGAATTGTTCGCTGCATTTGTTGATTCGTCTTCGGCTAGCACGCAGCAAGATGTCGAGCAGACCCAAGCGGCAAATCAATCCGAATCGAACGGAGGCAATTCCGTTGAACGGGGAAAGGCCGATGCCTACGCGGATGAAATTTTTGCTATCGTGCGCGAGGCCCGTACCGACGGTATCGATATCGAGGCAGCGCTGCGCAACCGCTTGCGTGATATCGAAGAAAAAGTTGCCTTGATCGAATCAGAAATCAACAACGGTTAA